The Caulifigura coniformis genome includes a region encoding these proteins:
- a CDS encoding DUF1559 family PulG-like putative transporter, with protein MSGRSKSRQRGFTLIELLVVIAIIAILIALLLPAVQQAREAARRTQCKNNLKQLGLALHNYHDVFNTFTYRQGGTNTNDAVNGNWGRLSGAVSLLPYIDQGPLFNQISSPLTIGATTYPANGPAPWQEAYTPWNATIPGFICPSDTAHVANNRIGNISYVFCAGDSSTVNSTNPRGVFGLNSRANFRDFADGSSNTIMMAERMFPTSTNDLANVVYATNFTIPNDCRATFNKTTRQYVTGTPKQSTGDRWTDGGAAFSAFNTILPINSPSCAHNSHEAQNGFYSAASRHTGGAHGLMGDGSVRFISENIDTGNLSIDAATINGQSPYGVWGALGSKAGGDQVGEF; from the coding sequence GTGTCAGGTCGCTCAAAGAGTCGTCAAAGGGGTTTCACGCTGATCGAGTTGCTGGTCGTGATCGCGATTATCGCAATTCTGATCGCTCTTCTTCTTCCTGCCGTCCAGCAGGCCCGCGAGGCCGCACGGCGAACTCAGTGCAAGAACAACCTGAAGCAGTTGGGGCTTGCGCTCCATAACTACCACGACGTGTTCAATACGTTCACGTACCGCCAGGGCGGCACGAACACGAACGATGCGGTGAACGGCAACTGGGGCCGCCTGAGCGGCGCCGTGAGCCTGCTGCCCTACATCGACCAGGGGCCGCTGTTCAACCAGATCAGCTCGCCCCTGACGATCGGCGCCACGACGTATCCGGCGAACGGGCCGGCGCCGTGGCAGGAGGCCTACACCCCCTGGAACGCGACCATTCCGGGCTTTATCTGTCCGTCGGACACGGCGCATGTGGCGAATAACCGGATCGGCAACATCAGCTACGTCTTCTGTGCGGGTGACAGCTCGACCGTGAACTCGACGAATCCCCGCGGTGTGTTCGGCCTGAACAGCCGGGCCAACTTCCGCGACTTCGCCGACGGCAGCAGCAACACGATCATGATGGCCGAGCGGATGTTCCCGACCTCGACCAACGACCTCGCGAACGTGGTCTACGCGACGAACTTCACGATCCCCAATGATTGCCGCGCGACGTTCAACAAGACGACGCGTCAGTATGTGACTGGCACGCCGAAACAGTCGACGGGTGATCGCTGGACGGACGGTGGAGCCGCGTTCAGTGCCTTCAACACGATCCTGCCGATCAACTCGCCTTCGTGTGCCCACAACAGCCACGAAGCCCAGAACGGGTTTTACTCGGCCGCGAGCCGTCACACCGGTGGCGCCCACGGTCTGATGGGCGACGGTTCGGTCCGCTTCATCAGCGAGAACATCGACACGGGCAACCTCTCGATCGATGCCGCGACGATCAACGGCCAGAGCCCATACGGGGTCTGGGGCGCGCTGGGCAGCAAGGCCGGCGGCGACCAGGTCGGCGAGTTCTAA
- a CDS encoding threonine aldolase family protein, which produces MHIELRSDTFTKPTPAMREVIAGAEVGDDMVGEDPTVNALEARMAELLGKEAAVFNCSGTQSNQMAVWTHCRSGDELLIEATGHIANYEAGGPAALSGVSVRRIAGDFGRLDIEHLEGQLRRPDLHFPPTRLLCLENSTNLGGGRTYPLAQLQRVGDWARSNGLKLHLDGARLFNAAMARGDSPKQLAEPFDTVSVCFSKGLGCPMGSILIGSSEDMARARRARKLFGGALRQAGIPAAACLYAIEHHIRRLADDHANAKLFATEISSIPGIRVDVAAVETNLVFFEVDPTRGTAVELAEALRQRGVLLYPAGGVDRLRACTHLDVDREGVLTAAAALRACLAAGFKGIANARGGY; this is translated from the coding sequence GTGCACATCGAACTTCGCTCCGACACGTTCACGAAGCCGACTCCGGCGATGCGCGAGGTGATCGCGGGGGCGGAGGTCGGCGACGACATGGTGGGCGAAGACCCGACGGTCAACGCCCTGGAAGCGCGGATGGCCGAGCTGCTGGGGAAAGAGGCGGCCGTCTTCAACTGCTCGGGAACGCAGTCGAACCAGATGGCGGTGTGGACGCACTGCCGGTCGGGCGACGAACTGTTGATCGAGGCGACCGGACACATTGCCAACTACGAGGCAGGCGGTCCAGCGGCCCTGTCGGGCGTCAGCGTTCGCCGGATCGCGGGGGATTTCGGCCGGCTCGATATCGAACACCTGGAGGGGCAGCTCCGCCGGCCCGACCTCCATTTCCCCCCGACCCGGCTGCTGTGCCTCGAGAATTCGACCAATCTCGGCGGCGGCCGGACCTATCCGCTCGCGCAGCTCCAGCGCGTGGGAGACTGGGCCCGCTCGAACGGCCTGAAACTGCATCTCGATGGCGCCCGACTGTTCAATGCCGCGATGGCCCGGGGCGACTCACCGAAGCAACTTGCGGAGCCATTCGACACGGTTTCCGTCTGCTTCTCTAAGGGACTGGGCTGCCCGATGGGGTCGATCCTGATCGGCTCGAGCGAGGACATGGCCCGGGCGCGGCGCGCCCGCAAGCTCTTCGGCGGGGCGCTCCGGCAGGCGGGAATTCCGGCCGCGGCCTGTCTCTACGCGATCGAGCACCACATCCGCCGGCTGGCTGACGACCATGCCAATGCGAAACTGTTCGCCACGGAGATCTCGTCCATTCCCGGAATCCGGGTCGATGTGGCGGCGGTCGAAACGAATCTGGTGTTCTTCGAGGTCGACCCCACACGGGGGACGGCCGTTGAACTGGCGGAGGCCCTCCGTCAGCGGGGCGTCCTGCTTTACCCGGCCGGAGGTGTCGACCGGTTGAGGGCATGCACCCATCTGGACGTCGACCGCGAAGGAGTGCTGACCGCGGCAGCAGCCCTTCGTGCCTGCCTGGCAGCGGGGTTCAAGGGAATTGCCAACGCCCGGGGCGGGTATTGA
- a CDS encoding cytochrome-c peroxidase, whose translation MLRATLLGVFLVSASAAFAAEPVRPLPTKVTLGDPSLTMGIPGAGDLTPDQIKAWLATPGVNDTLEISLPFGLAQAASQIAGVKENPMTRAKIELGRQLYFDPRLSVDSTVSCATCHSHTTGFAANTQFGIGIKGLMGGRNSPVSYNRILSSVQFWDGRAATLEEQAVGPIANPIEMGHTHDACMTCLSAIEGYKLQFETVFGPKSMTIDNVAKAIASFERAIVTGPSPYDYAAALKPFTDNFKTKEDLDELKEDSPETYQKYLSVKAEADAHPMSESARRGMDLFFSDKANCTACHAGANFTDEKYHNLGVGMDAKIPDLGRYEISKDEKDKGAFKTPTIRNVEFSAPYMHDGSQKTLEEVVEWYAKGGHPNPWLSDKVKKLDLTVQDKADLVAFMKACSGEFPKVNSGRLPE comes from the coding sequence ATGCTCCGAGCTACGCTCCTGGGAGTGTTTCTCGTTTCTGCTTCCGCCGCGTTCGCCGCTGAGCCCGTCAGGCCCCTCCCCACGAAGGTGACTCTCGGGGATCCCTCGCTCACGATGGGCATCCCCGGCGCCGGCGACCTGACTCCCGACCAGATCAAGGCCTGGCTCGCGACCCCCGGAGTCAACGACACGCTCGAGATTTCACTCCCTTTCGGCCTCGCCCAGGCCGCTTCCCAGATCGCCGGCGTCAAGGAAAACCCGATGACGCGGGCCAAAATCGAACTCGGCCGCCAGCTCTACTTCGATCCCCGCCTGTCCGTCGACAGCACTGTCAGCTGCGCCACCTGCCACAGCCACACCACCGGATTTGCCGCCAACACCCAGTTTGGCATCGGCATCAAGGGCCTCATGGGCGGGCGCAATTCGCCAGTCAGCTACAACCGCATCCTCTCGAGCGTTCAGTTCTGGGATGGCCGGGCCGCTACGCTTGAAGAACAGGCGGTCGGCCCGATCGCCAACCCGATCGAAATGGGGCACACCCATGACGCCTGTATGACCTGCCTGTCGGCAATCGAGGGTTACAAGCTGCAGTTCGAGACCGTCTTCGGTCCGAAGTCGATGACGATCGATAATGTCGCGAAGGCCATCGCTTCGTTCGAGCGCGCCATCGTCACCGGACCGTCCCCCTACGACTACGCCGCCGCCCTGAAGCCGTTCACAGACAACTTCAAGACGAAGGAAGACCTCGACGAACTCAAGGAAGACTCGCCCGAGACCTATCAGAAGTATCTGTCGGTGAAAGCGGAAGCCGACGCCCATCCGATGTCGGAGAGCGCCCGCCGCGGCATGGACCTCTTCTTCAGCGACAAGGCCAATTGCACCGCCTGCCATGCCGGCGCCAACTTCACCGATGAGAAGTACCACAACCTCGGCGTGGGAATGGACGCGAAGATTCCCGATCTCGGCCGCTACGAGATCTCCAAGGACGAGAAGGACAAAGGCGCCTTCAAGACTCCGACCATCCGCAACGTGGAGTTCAGTGCTCCCTACATGCACGACGGCAGTCAGAAGACGCTGGAAGAAGTTGTCGAATGGTACGCCAAGGGAGGCCACCCGAATCCCTGGCTGAGCGACAAGGTCAAGAAGCTCGACCTGACGGTTCAGGACAAGGCCGACCTCGTCGCCTTCATGAAGGCCTGCTCGGGCGAGTTCCCGAAGGTCAACAGCGGTCGCCTGCCGGAGTGA
- a CDS encoding alpha/beta hydrolase-fold protein: MYFSRSEEPRRGPNWFRPEPMLAMDVENLPPGQSVELRAPESKDRPGDVQRPATLVFPKGLDARSLAGLKAQAVIRFNPLDREVGTGTGNGFSAAAVVPGGEGPMELVVDRTVGAAAIADTGWTKVFKVPSRLLTEFHGRPVELVAAVQLPPSYGTSPERRYPVIFEVPGFGGALRHGMKGTPYSPATGNGVEFIHVFLDPNCPLGHHVFADSENNGPVGRALVEEFLPALDLKFRTIASPAARFLTGHSSGGWSSLWLQVTYPDVFNGTWSTAPDPVDFRDFQRIDLSRVGENMYVDPAGARRPLARVGGKPILWYDDFARMEDVLGPGGQLHSFEAVFSPRGSDGRPRLIWERETGAVDAAVAETWKRYDIRLILEENWATLGPKLAGKLHVFMGDQDTFYLEGATKLLKGSLEKLGSDAVVEIHPGADHSTLMTEQLKARIPREMSERFLRMMPQDGAGNPIGAGR, translated from the coding sequence GTGTATTTCTCGCGCAGCGAGGAGCCACGGCGAGGCCCGAACTGGTTCCGTCCCGAGCCGATGCTGGCGATGGACGTCGAGAACCTGCCCCCGGGGCAATCAGTGGAACTGCGGGCGCCGGAGTCAAAGGACCGGCCGGGCGACGTCCAGCGGCCGGCGACACTGGTCTTTCCAAAGGGGCTGGACGCCCGGTCGCTGGCCGGTCTGAAGGCGCAGGCGGTCATCCGGTTCAACCCGCTGGATCGCGAGGTCGGGACCGGAACCGGGAATGGATTCAGCGCCGCGGCCGTCGTGCCCGGAGGAGAGGGGCCGATGGAACTGGTCGTCGACCGGACTGTGGGAGCGGCTGCGATTGCAGACACCGGGTGGACGAAGGTGTTCAAAGTCCCTTCCCGGCTGCTGACGGAGTTTCACGGAAGGCCTGTGGAACTCGTGGCGGCGGTTCAGCTCCCGCCAAGTTACGGGACGAGTCCCGAGCGTCGCTATCCGGTGATCTTTGAAGTGCCGGGTTTCGGCGGCGCGTTGCGGCACGGAATGAAGGGGACGCCGTACTCCCCGGCGACCGGGAACGGGGTGGAGTTCATCCATGTCTTTCTGGATCCGAACTGCCCGCTGGGGCATCACGTGTTTGCCGACTCGGAAAACAACGGTCCGGTGGGGCGGGCGCTGGTGGAGGAATTCCTGCCGGCACTCGATCTGAAGTTTCGGACGATCGCGTCGCCAGCGGCCCGGTTCCTGACGGGGCATTCGTCGGGCGGCTGGAGTTCGCTGTGGCTGCAGGTGACCTATCCCGACGTCTTCAACGGGACATGGAGCACGGCTCCGGATCCGGTCGATTTCCGCGACTTCCAGCGAATCGACCTCTCGCGCGTCGGCGAGAACATGTATGTCGACCCGGCCGGCGCCCGTCGGCCGCTGGCGCGTGTCGGCGGAAAGCCCATCCTGTGGTATGACGACTTCGCCCGCATGGAGGACGTGCTGGGGCCAGGAGGCCAGCTGCACAGCTTCGAGGCGGTGTTCAGCCCGCGGGGGAGCGACGGCAGGCCGCGGTTGATCTGGGAGCGGGAGACGGGAGCGGTTGATGCCGCGGTGGCGGAAACGTGGAAGCGGTATGACATCCGCCTGATCCTGGAGGAGAACTGGGCGACCCTCGGGCCGAAGCTGGCGGGGAAGCTGCACGTTTTCATGGGGGATCAGGACACCTTCTACCTGGAGGGGGCGACGAAGCTGCTGAAGGGATCGCTCGAGAAGCTCGGCAGCGATGCGGTCGTCGAGATTCACCCGGGGGCGGACCACTCGACGCTGATGACCGAGCAGCTGAAGGCGAGAATTCCCCGTGAGATGAGCGAGCGGTTCCTGCGGATGATGCCGCAGGACGGGGCGGGGAACCCGATCGGCGCGGGTCGCTGA
- a CDS encoding RtcB family protein, giving the protein MNKKDLMQLGVPEECVPLAIEAISQSVERGALKPKDALKRIPDVVDQPANYLGDPVFGALATEIASVGKYEPREPITYRTWGADGIDEQSHAQMRNACSLPNAVGAALMPDAHVGYGLPIGGVLALENAVCPYAVGVDIACRMKMSVLDLPAESLDNEQMFHVFRKSLEDGTRFGTGVGWERKQMHPVLDQDWSITRVTRESKDKAWKQLGTSGSGNHFVEYGLLTLDEEELGLKPGQYVALLSHSGSRGPGHAVCSQYSSLAMSKLPPRHAELKHLAWLDLDSQAGAEYWAAMNLMGDYAAANHDVIHRNVSRLIGAEIIAGVENHHNFAWKECHGGKEVVVHRKGATPAGPGVLGVIPGSMATPAFVVRGKGNPESLWSASHGAGRVMSRKKARDSYRFRAVQNDLATKGVRVLSAGADEVPFVYKDIHSVMAAQSDLVAPIARFDPRIVKMCDDGSAPED; this is encoded by the coding sequence GTGAACAAGAAGGACCTGATGCAGCTCGGCGTGCCCGAGGAGTGCGTCCCGCTCGCGATCGAAGCGATCTCGCAGTCGGTCGAGCGCGGAGCCTTGAAGCCGAAAGACGCCCTCAAGCGCATCCCTGATGTCGTAGACCAGCCGGCGAACTATCTGGGCGATCCCGTCTTCGGCGCCCTGGCGACCGAAATTGCCTCCGTCGGCAAGTACGAACCTCGTGAGCCCATCACTTATCGCACCTGGGGCGCAGATGGCATCGACGAGCAGTCCCACGCCCAGATGCGCAACGCCTGTTCGCTTCCCAATGCCGTCGGAGCGGCCCTCATGCCTGATGCGCATGTCGGTTACGGACTGCCGATCGGCGGTGTGCTTGCGCTCGAAAACGCCGTCTGCCCCTACGCCGTCGGCGTCGACATTGCCTGCCGCATGAAGATGTCCGTTCTCGACCTCCCGGCCGAGTCGCTCGACAACGAACAGATGTTCCACGTCTTCAGGAAGTCTCTCGAGGATGGAACGAGGTTCGGAACCGGCGTCGGCTGGGAACGCAAGCAGATGCACCCGGTCCTCGACCAGGACTGGAGCATCACGCGCGTGACCCGCGAGTCCAAGGACAAGGCGTGGAAGCAACTCGGCACCTCCGGGTCGGGCAACCACTTCGTCGAGTACGGCCTGCTCACCCTCGACGAAGAGGAGCTCGGCCTGAAGCCCGGGCAGTACGTTGCGCTCCTCAGCCACAGCGGAAGCCGCGGACCCGGTCATGCCGTCTGTTCGCAGTACAGCAGCCTGGCGATGTCGAAACTCCCGCCGCGACACGCCGAACTCAAGCATCTCGCCTGGCTCGATCTCGATTCCCAGGCCGGAGCGGAATACTGGGCCGCCATGAACCTCATGGGTGACTACGCGGCCGCCAATCACGACGTGATCCACCGCAATGTGAGCCGGCTCATCGGAGCAGAGATCATTGCGGGCGTCGAAAACCACCACAATTTCGCGTGGAAGGAATGCCACGGAGGAAAGGAAGTCGTTGTGCACCGCAAGGGAGCGACGCCAGCCGGTCCCGGAGTCCTCGGGGTCATCCCAGGGTCGATGGCAACTCCGGCGTTCGTCGTGCGCGGAAAAGGAAACCCGGAATCGCTCTGGTCCGCGTCACACGGCGCAGGCCGCGTCATGTCGCGAAAGAAGGCCCGCGATTCCTACCGGTTCCGCGCGGTGCAGAACGACCTCGCGACGAAAGGAGTCCGCGTTCTCTCCGCCGGCGCGGATGAGGTTCCCTTCGTTTACAAGGACATCCACTCCGTTATGGCAGCCCAGTCCGATCTCGTCGCCCCGATCGCGCGCTTCGATCCGCGGATCGTCAAGATGTGCGACGACGGCAGTGCACCGGAAGACTGA
- a CDS encoding DUF1559 domain-containing protein, whose translation MKPTQALLAGLRRRPAFTLIELLVVIAIIAILIALLLPAVQQAREAARRTQCRNNMKQLGLALHNYESTFGVFPAGRSGTAGGSAVANTEYLSGLVYLLPFLEQNPVYNSIGSTITGAPMGPAPWIETFAPWQNKIPAFLCASQGSHLVDAGGYQQRAGRTAYAFNIGDSTTQGPNYRGMFGKHSYAKISAVTDGTSNTLLMAERRWPVTAGDIGHTALNRGSALVGMPTDCRSTVGANRRYIVPATNQGAWAGRGWADGQPGITNFSTVLPPNSPSCYPGTSAGSDGISSAGSMHVGGCTVLLADGSSRFISENIDAGNQGVSATWSSAMPAASAYGIWGALGTRSGGETTGEF comes from the coding sequence ATGAAGCCCACCCAGGCGCTGTTGGCCGGCCTGCGTCGCAGGCCGGCATTCACGCTCATCGAACTGCTGGTCGTGATTGCCATTATCGCGATCCTGATCGCGCTGCTGCTGCCGGCGGTGCAGCAGGCGCGCGAGGCGGCCCGCCGGACGCAGTGCCGCAACAACATGAAGCAGCTGGGACTGGCGCTGCATAACTACGAATCGACCTTCGGAGTGTTTCCGGCCGGGCGAAGCGGCACGGCCGGAGGCTCGGCCGTCGCCAACACCGAGTACCTGTCGGGGCTGGTCTACCTCTTGCCGTTCCTCGAGCAGAACCCGGTCTACAACAGCATCGGTTCGACGATCACCGGTGCTCCCATGGGGCCGGCTCCGTGGATCGAGACGTTCGCTCCGTGGCAGAACAAGATCCCCGCGTTTCTTTGCGCATCGCAGGGGAGCCACCTGGTCGACGCCGGCGGATATCAGCAGAGGGCCGGCCGGACCGCCTATGCATTCAACATCGGTGACAGCACGACACAGGGGCCGAATTACCGCGGAATGTTCGGCAAACATTCTTATGCAAAGATCAGCGCGGTGACGGACGGGACTTCGAACACGCTGCTGATGGCGGAACGCCGCTGGCCGGTGACGGCGGGCGACATCGGTCACACGGCGCTGAATCGCGGATCCGCTCTGGTCGGGATGCCGACGGACTGCCGGTCGACCGTCGGGGCCAATCGCAGGTACATCGTTCCGGCGACGAACCAGGGGGCGTGGGCGGGCCGCGGATGGGCCGATGGACAGCCGGGCATCACGAACTTTTCGACCGTCCTCCCGCCGAATTCACCATCATGCTATCCGGGAACGAGCGCGGGATCGGACGGGATCTCTTCGGCGGGCAGCATGCATGTCGGAGGCTGCACCGTGTTGCTGGCCGATGGATCTTCACGGTTCATCAGCGAGAACATCGATGCGGGGAACCAGGGGGTGAGCGCGACGTGGTCCTCCGCGATGCCGGCAGCGAGCGCGTATGGCATCTGGGGAGCCCTCGGGACGCGAAGCGGCGGGGAGACGACGGGAGAGTTCTAA
- a CDS encoding MBL fold metallo-hydrolase, which translates to MIRIHHINCGTLLVPGYPTVVCHCLLLEHAGGLLLVDSGIGLADVRDPAGRLGQPLIDLAGFQFHEADTAVRRIEALGLNPHDVKQIVLTHADPDHAGGLADFPAAEVHISEEELSQVQAGHWRYVPRQFEHGPKWRPQGRSDRRWFGLESRHLWGDGNAEVLLIPLPGHTSGHCGVAIGQADRWVLHVGDAYYLRAELDTPDHPVSALAAQRAENDEQRRSSLDELRRLVRDHADVIDLCGYHDITELPDPARVGSER; encoded by the coding sequence ATGATCCGAATCCATCACATCAATTGCGGGACGCTCCTCGTCCCGGGCTACCCGACCGTCGTCTGCCACTGCCTGCTGCTCGAGCATGCGGGTGGTCTCTTGCTCGTCGACTCCGGGATCGGCCTGGCCGACGTGCGCGATCCTGCCGGCCGACTCGGGCAGCCGCTGATCGATCTCGCGGGATTCCAGTTCCACGAAGCCGACACGGCCGTTCGGCGGATTGAGGCCCTTGGGCTGAATCCCCACGACGTGAAGCAGATCGTGCTCACGCACGCGGATCCCGATCATGCCGGTGGCCTGGCTGATTTTCCTGCGGCCGAGGTCCACATCAGCGAGGAAGAACTTTCGCAGGTGCAGGCGGGGCACTGGAGGTATGTGCCCAGACAGTTCGAGCATGGACCGAAGTGGAGGCCGCAGGGGCGATCCGATCGCCGCTGGTTCGGACTGGAATCGCGGCATTTATGGGGGGACGGGAACGCGGAAGTGCTGCTGATCCCACTTCCCGGACACACATCAGGACATTGCGGAGTGGCGATTGGGCAGGCTGATCGCTGGGTGCTGCATGTGGGTGACGCGTATTACCTGCGGGCGGAACTGGACACTCCCGATCACCCGGTTTCGGCGCTGGCGGCACAGCGGGCCGAGAACGATGAGCAGCGTCGCTCGAGCCTCGACGAACTGCGGCGGCTTGTTCGCGATCATGCCGACGTGATCGACCTTTGCGGCTATCACGACATTACGGAGCTTCCCGATCCGGCTCGGGTCGGATCGGAGCGGTGA
- a CDS encoding carboxypeptidase regulatory-like domain-containing protein, producing MSRFSLCAALALMAGCGGSASDQWTKDRPKTSPAEAVVTHDGRGIEGASVTFAPVGRDGTAAFGLTDAEGKVVLSTFGDKDGAVAGDYMVTVTKKSVDITPNPKDPNGPPLKSVEKSLIPARYSSSGTSQLKATIKDGGENKFTFDLKG from the coding sequence ATGTCTCGATTTTCTCTCTGTGCAGCCCTGGCCCTGATGGCCGGCTGCGGCGGCTCGGCGTCCGATCAGTGGACCAAGGACCGCCCGAAGACCTCTCCCGCGGAAGCCGTCGTCACGCATGACGGCCGAGGCATCGAAGGCGCCAGCGTGACGTTCGCGCCAGTTGGCCGTGACGGGACGGCCGCCTTCGGCCTGACCGATGCCGAAGGCAAGGTCGTTCTCAGCACTTTCGGGGACAAGGACGGCGCGGTGGCCGGCGACTACATGGTCACCGTGACGAAGAAGAGCGTCGACATCACGCCGAACCCGAAGGATCCGAACGGTCCGCCGTTGAAGTCGGTGGAGAAGTCTTTGATCCCGGCGCGCTATTCGAGCTCGGGGACGAGCCAGCTGAAGGCGACGATCAAGGATGGCGGCGAGAACAAGTTCACCTTCGATCTGAAGGGTTGA
- a CDS encoding C-terminal binding protein, with amino-acid sequence MSRPLVVVTDFIREPLDHERRILGDVADVVSADAMNEDDLIGKVENADCLMLFHFISITRKTIERLKKCKLIVRCGVGFDNVDRVFARERGIDVANVPDYGTEDVADSAIGMMLTLVRGIHYMNSRTQAEQGEWIYTQVQPTYRLRGQTFGIIGCGRIGTATALRAKALGLRVIYYDPYVPDGRDKALGIIRVESLEELFSQSDIVSVHCPRTPETTHIINRAAIEQMKPGAYLVNTARGGCVDINAVLWGIESGKLRGAGIDVLEVEPPTGAEPLIKAWRDPNHPAHHRVIINPHAAFYSEEGSIDMRVKGSENCRRVILGNAPRNVVN; translated from the coding sequence ATGTCGCGCCCGCTTGTCGTTGTCACCGATTTCATTCGTGAGCCGCTCGACCATGAACGGCGGATCCTGGGGGACGTGGCGGACGTCGTGTCGGCCGACGCCATGAATGAAGACGACCTGATCGGCAAGGTGGAGAACGCCGATTGCCTGATGCTGTTTCACTTCATCTCAATCACGCGGAAAACGATCGAGCGATTGAAGAAGTGCAAGTTGATCGTTCGCTGTGGGGTGGGTTTCGATAACGTCGACCGCGTCTTCGCCCGGGAGCGCGGGATCGACGTCGCCAATGTTCCCGACTACGGGACCGAGGACGTCGCTGATTCGGCGATCGGGATGATGCTGACTCTCGTCCGCGGCATTCACTACATGAACAGCCGGACGCAGGCGGAGCAGGGGGAGTGGATCTACACCCAGGTGCAGCCGACTTACCGGCTCCGCGGGCAGACGTTCGGCATCATCGGCTGCGGACGAATCGGGACGGCGACGGCGCTGCGGGCCAAGGCGCTGGGGCTGCGGGTGATCTACTACGATCCGTACGTGCCGGATGGCCGCGACAAGGCTCTGGGGATCATTCGTGTCGAGTCACTGGAAGAGCTGTTTTCGCAATCGGACATCGTGAGCGTCCACTGCCCGCGGACTCCGGAGACTACGCACATCATCAACCGGGCGGCCATCGAACAGATGAAGCCGGGGGCCTATCTGGTCAATACGGCCCGCGGAGGCTGCGTCGACATCAATGCCGTTCTGTGGGGGATCGAAAGCGGGAAACTTCGGGGGGCGGGGATCGACGTGCTCGAAGTGGAGCCCCCGACCGGAGCGGAGCCGCTGATCAAGGCATGGCGCGATCCGAACCATCCGGCCCACCACCGGGTGATCATCAATCCGCACGCGGCGTTCTACAGCGAAGAAGGCTCGATCGACATGCGGGTCAAAGGAAGTGAGAACTGCCGGCGTGTGATTCTCGGGAACGCGCCTAGAAATGTGGTGAACTGA
- the larB gene encoding nickel pincer cofactor biosynthesis protein LarB, translating to MNSSIPGVTLDLARADRCGYPEVVYGEGKTPEQIIEVFRAQQAAGQACLATRISAPHAEAVLAAFPHAVHHPVARTIRLTSPSSRLAVTPLRDGLEGHKTPAVLVVTAGSSDRPAAEEALETLAWAGAECALITDVGVAGPQRLLKQVDRLSEARVVIVVAGMEGALPSVVGGWLSCPVIAVPTSVGYGTSFGGLTALLGMLNSCAANVAVVNIDAGFKAGYLAALMLRSASPGPQES from the coding sequence GTGAACTCATCGATCCCCGGCGTCACGCTCGACCTCGCCCGCGCTGACCGCTGCGGTTACCCCGAAGTCGTCTATGGCGAAGGCAAGACCCCGGAACAGATCATCGAGGTCTTCCGCGCCCAGCAGGCCGCGGGACAGGCCTGTCTCGCCACGCGCATCTCGGCTCCCCATGCTGAAGCCGTCCTTGCAGCTTTTCCGCACGCAGTTCATCACCCCGTCGCCCGCACGATTCGTCTTACGTCCCCGTCCTCCAGACTGGCCGTCACACCTCTTCGCGACGGCCTTGAAGGACACAAGACTCCGGCGGTCCTCGTCGTGACGGCCGGCAGCAGCGATCGCCCTGCCGCAGAGGAGGCTTTGGAAACGCTCGCCTGGGCCGGCGCCGAATGTGCCCTCATCACCGACGTCGGCGTGGCGGGCCCGCAGCGGCTATTGAAACAGGTCGACCGCCTCAGCGAAGCCCGCGTCGTCATCGTCGTCGCCGGCATGGAAGGAGCACTTCCCAGCGTGGTCGGCGGCTGGCTGTCCTGCCCGGTCATCGCCGTCCCGACCAGCGTCGGTTATGGAACATCGTTCGGCGGTTTGACCGCGCTGCTCGGCATGCTCAACAGCTGCGCCGCGAACGTCGCCGTCGTGAATATTGATGCGGGATTCAAAGCCGGGTACCTGGCCGCGCTGATGCTGAGATCCGCCTCGCCTGGACCTCAAGAATCCTGA